A DNA window from Brassica napus cultivar Da-Ae chromosome C1, Da-Ae, whole genome shotgun sequence contains the following coding sequences:
- the LOC106364422 gene encoding stress-induced protein KIN2-like, with translation MSDKQNLSYQAGQATGQTKEKASGLMDKAKDAAASAQDSMQHAGQQMKQKAQGAAEVVKDKTGLNKNT, from the exons atgtCAGACAAGCAAAACCTAAGCTACCAAGCAGGCCAAGCCACTGGCCAGACTAAG GAGAAGGCAAGTGGTCTTATGGACAAGGCCAAAGATGCTGCTGCTTCAGCTCAAGACTCCATGCAACAT GCTGGGCAACAGATGAAGCAGAAGGCACAAGGAGCTGCTGAAGTGGTGAAGGACAAAACTGGCTTGAACAAGAACACCTAA